Genomic window (Desulforapulum autotrophicum HRM2):
CCATGAAACCATGATACTTTTGCTTTGCAGTGTTTTTCTGATAACCCTGATCCTGGGATTTCCAGTGGCGTTCTGCCTGGGCATAACATCCCTGGCTGCATTGATTGTCAGTGATGTCCCCCTGGTGCTCATGACCCAGCGGCTGTTTACCGGGATAGACTCCTTTCCCCTGATGGCGGTTCCGTTTTTTGTACTTGCCGGAGAGCTGATGAACCGGGGAGGAACCACACGCCGGCTCATTGATTTTGCCAATGTCCTGGTCGGTCGGATTCCCGGCGGACTTGCCCATACCAATATCCTGGCTTCCATGTTTTTCGGCGGCATCAGCGGTTCTGCCGTGGCAGATGCCGCAGCCATGGGTACCATCCTTGTACCGGGCATGATAAGAAAAGGCTTTTCCCCGGGATTCAGTGCCGCAGTTACTGCCGCCTCTTCAACCATGGGGCCGATCATACCCCCGTCCATCCTCATGGTGCTCATGGGGGTTACCACGGGCCTGTCCATCGGCGGGCTGTTTGCCGCCGGCATCATCCCGGGCACCCTCATCGGTGTGTCCATGATGGGGTTAAGTTATTTCATGGCCATCCGGTATTCCTTTCCAAAGGAAACCATGGCCCTGAGTCCGTTGATTCTATGGAAGGAGTTTGTTTCAGCAGGACCGGCCCTTCTGGCACCGTTCATTATTCTTGGCGGCATTCTGGGCGGGGTGTTTACGCCCACGGAAGCCGCAGCAATAGCTGTCCTCTACGCCTTTATTCTGGGCAGATTCATCTACCGGGAGCTCACGGTAAGGGACATGGGTGACGTATTCATCCAGAGCGGAATCACCACCGCTGTCCTGCTGATCATCATCGGCATGGCCAACATCTTCGCATGGGTCCTGACATCAGAACAGATCCCTACCCGGATCGCCCAGGCCATGCTTGCCCTGACCAGCAACCCCTACGCCATCCTGATGATGATCAACGTCTTTCTCATCTTCATCGGCATGTTCCTCGAAGGCGGGGCTGCCATCATCATCCTGGCACCAACCCTTCTCCAGGTTACCAATGCCGTGGGGATCGATCCCCTGCACTTCGGCCTGATCATGGTCCTGAACCTTTCTGTGGGGCTGCTCACCCCCCCCCTGGGCGTCTGTCTGTTTGTTGTCTGCGGGGTCACCCGCATCGATTTTTCGGTGATTGTCAGGGCAGTCATCCCCTTTCTTCTATTAGAAATCGGTGTCCTTCTTGTGGCAACCTATTTCCCCTGGCTGATTTTGTTTGTTCCAAAATTTCTCGGTTACGTATAGGACGATCATGCACACGTTAAAAATATCACAAAGCGTTCAGGATTTAAGATACAGTGTCATCCGTGAAATGGGCGGCATGGCCGCCCACATGGATGATGTCATCACCCTGGGCATTGGGGAACCTGATTTTGACACGCCAGGAACAATCATTGAAAAGGCGTTTGAAGATGCCAGAAACGGACATACCCATTACACCCAGTCCCAGGGAGACCCGGAGCTCCTTGAAAGACTTGCCCAGGTTGCAACCGCTGGGACCGGCATCCGGGTCACACCGTCATCAGTTCTTGTTACCCACGGGGGGATGGGCGCATTGACCGCAGCACTGAGAACCCTGCTTGAGCAGGGGGACCATGTCCTCCTGGTAGAACCCCACTTCCCGGATTACATGGCCCACATTGCCTTTGCCGGTGGCATTGCCGTCAAGGTCCAATCCAGATTCGAGAACGGATTTATCCCCCTGCCCGAAGACCTGGAAAAGGCCATTACCACCAAAACCCGGGTCCTGATCCTCAATTCTCCCAACAACCCTACGGGCGCTGTCATTCCGGGACATATCCTGGACGCTATTGCAGACATCGCCATACGGCACAATCTCTTTGTCATATCCGACGAAGTGTACGACACCATCGTCTATGACCGGCCCTTTGAATCCATCTACACCCGCCCAGAAATGGCCGACAGAACCCTGGTTATCAAGTCCTTTTCAAAAAGCCATGCCATGACCGGGTG
Coding sequences:
- a CDS encoding TRAP transporter large permease — translated: MILLLCSVFLITLILGFPVAFCLGITSLAALIVSDVPLVLMTQRLFTGIDSFPLMAVPFFVLAGELMNRGGTTRRLIDFANVLVGRIPGGLAHTNILASMFFGGISGSAVADAAAMGTILVPGMIRKGFSPGFSAAVTAASSTMGPIIPPSILMVLMGVTTGLSIGGLFAAGIIPGTLIGVSMMGLSYFMAIRYSFPKETMALSPLILWKEFVSAGPALLAPFIILGGILGGVFTPTEAAAIAVLYAFILGRFIYRELTVRDMGDVFIQSGITTAVLLIIIGMANIFAWVLTSEQIPTRIAQAMLALTSNPYAILMMINVFLIFIGMFLEGGAAIIILAPTLLQVTNAVGIDPLHFGLIMVLNLSVGLLTPPLGVCLFVVCGVTRIDFSVIVRAVIPFLLLEIGVLLVATYFPWLILFVPKFLGYV
- a CDS encoding pyridoxal phosphate-dependent aminotransferase, producing MHTLKISQSVQDLRYSVIREMGGMAAHMDDVITLGIGEPDFDTPGTIIEKAFEDARNGHTHYTQSQGDPELLERLAQVATAGTGIRVTPSSVLVTHGGMGALTAALRTLLEQGDHVLLVEPHFPDYMAHIAFAGGIAVKVQSRFENGFIPLPEDLEKAITTKTRVLILNSPNNPTGAVIPGHILDAIADIAIRHNLFVISDEVYDTIVYDRPFESIYTRPEMADRTLVIKSFSKSHAMTGWRIGYCFGPQAMMDQMLKVVNYSTACASSIGQRAALAALDIDPSILEQMKNRFAARVDLVCARLNAMDNIQVTKPGGSFYVFADISRITRQSRQFAIQLLNSKRVVVVPGYAFGESGEGCIRIACTRNRHLLDTAMDRIQSFLDDFQKR